Proteins found in one Canis lupus baileyi chromosome 26, mCanLup2.hap1, whole genome shotgun sequence genomic segment:
- the THBD gene encoding thrombomodulin: MLRVLLLGVLAPAGLGLPTPAQPQPRSSQCVEHDCFQLFRGPATFLAASQTCEGLGGHLMTVRSSVAADVISLLLSGDGGDGPRLWIGLQLRRGCSDPGQGGPLRGFQWVTGDNRTSYSRWARPHVGPAGPPCAPLCVAVSDAAAPAPGEPAWEEQRCAAEADGFLCEFHFAASCRPLLVDARAAAAAGVSVTYSTPFGARGADFQALPAGSSAAVAPFGVQLACAAPRGEAEARWGREAPGAWDCSVENGGCQRACSASAGAPRCLCPADTYLQADGRSCATFAEHSCHKLCEHFCIPNASVPGSYLCMCETGYQLAADQHRCEDVDDCIQVPSLCPQLCVNTRGAFECHCYPGYELVDNECVEPVDPCFGSKCEYQCQPVSQTDYRCICAEGFAPVPHDPHRCQMFCNQTACPADCDPNSPTSCQCPEGYILDDGFMCTDIDECENGECPEACRNLPGTYECICGPDSPLAGQVATDCGRIISDPDGDSDSGSGEPPVTPTPGVTPSPSPVGPVHSGVLIGISIASLSLVVALLALLCHLRKKQGAPRAELEYKCGAPAKEVVLQHVRTEQMPQKL, translated from the coding sequence ATGCTGCGCGTCCTGCTCCTCGGCGTGCTGGCGCCCGCTGGCCTGGGGCTCCCCACGCCCGCGCAGCCCCAGCCACGCAGCAGCCAGTGCGTGGAGCACGACTGCTTCCAGCTCTTCCGAGGCCCCGCGACCTTTCTCGCCGCCAGCCAGACCTGCGAGGGGCTGGGGGGCCACCTGATGACCGTGCGCTCCTCCGTGGCGGCGGATGTCATTTCCCTGCTACTGAGCGGCGACGGCGGCGACGGCCCCCGCCTCTGGATCGGCCTGCAGCTCCGGCGCGGCTGCAGCGACCCGGGGCAAGGCGGGCCCTTGCGCGGCTTCCAGTGGGTCACCGGCGACAACCGCACCAGCTACAGCAGGTGGGCGCGGCCCCACGTCGGCCCGGCGGGCCCGCCGTGCGCTCCCCTGTGCGTCGCGGTCTCGGACGCCGCGGCCCCGGCGCCCGGCGAGCCCGCCTGGGAGGAGCAGCGGTGCGCGGCGGAGGCCGACGGTTTCCTCTGCGAGTTCCACTTCGCGGCCTCCTGCAGGCCCCTGCTCGTGGACGCCCGCGCCGCGGCGGCCGCCGGCGTGTCGGTCACCTACAGCACCCCGTTCGGGGCCCGGGGCGCGGACTTCCAGGCGCTGCCGGCGGGCAGCTCCGCCGCCGTCGCGCCCTTCGGGGTGCAGCTGGCGTGCGCGGCGCCGCGGGGGGAGGCCGAGGCGCGCTGGGGCCGGGAGGCGCCGGGCGCCTGGGACTGCAGCGTGGAGAACGGCGGCTGCCAGCGCGCGTGCAGCGCAAGTGCCGGGGCGCCGCGCTGCCTCTGCCCGGCTGACACCTACCTGCAGGCCGACGGGCGCTCCTGCGCTACGTTTGCGGAGCACTCGTGCCATAAACTGTGCGAGCATTTCTGCATTCCCAACGCCAGCGTGCCGGGCTCCTACTTGTGCATGTGCGAGACGGGGTACCAGCTGGCTGCCGACCAGCACCGGTGTGAGGACGTGGACGACTGTATCCAGGTGCCCAGTCTGTGCCCGCAGCTCTGCGTCAACACGCGGGGCGCCTTCGAATGCCATTGCTACCCCGGCTACGAGCTGGTGGACAACGAGTGCGTGGAGCCCGTGGACCCGTGCTTCGGGAGCAAGTGTGAGTACCAGTGCCAGCCCGTGAGCCAGACCGACTATCGCTGCATCTGCGCCGAGGGCTTCGCACCTGTCCCGCACGACCCTCACAGGTGCCAGATGTTCTGCAACCAGACCGCGTGCCCAGCGGACTGCGACCCCAACAGCCCAACTTCCTGCCAGTGCCCCGAAGGCTACATCCTGGATGACGGCTTCATGTGCACGGACATCGACGAGTGCGAAAACGGAGAGTGCCCCGAGGCCTGCCGCAACCTCCCGGGCACCTACGAGTGCATCTGCGGGCCTGACTCGCCCTTAGCAGGCCAGGTGGCCACGGACTGTGGCCGCATTATCAGTGACCCTGATGGTGACAGCGACAGCGGCTCTGGGGAGCCCCCAGTCACCCCGACTCCAGGcgtcacccccagcccctcaccGGTAGGGCCCGTGCATTCTGGAGTGCTCATTGGCATCTCCATCGCCAGCCTGTCTCTGGTGGTGGCGCTTTTGGCACTCCTGTGCCACCTGCGGAAGAAGCAAGGCGCCCCCAGGGCCGAGCTGGAGTACAAGTGCGGTGCCCCAGCCAAGGAGGTGGTGCTGCAGCACGTGCGGACTGAGCAGATGCCTCAGAAACTCTAA